CCAGACCACCGGTCATACCTGGGACGGGGACCTGGCGGAGTACAACAACCCCCTTCCCCAGTGGTGGGTCTGGGTGTTCTACGCGACGGTGGTCTTTGCCGTCGTCTACTGGATTCTCTATCCCGCCTGGCCCATGGGCGGGGGCTATACGCAGGGTGTGCTGGACTATTCCAAGCGGGCCCGGCTGAACGAGGCCATGTCCCAAGAGGCCTTGAAGGAAAAGTATCCGCAGCGTTTCGAGGCGCTGAACAAGATCTCCAAGATGAGCCCCGCGACCATTCTCGGGGATTCGGACCTCATGAACTTCGTGAACTCTTCCGGCAAGGTGCTGTTCGGCGATAACTGTGCCCCCTGCCACGGTTCCGGCGGCCAGGGAGTGATCGGCCATTACCCCAACCTGGCGGACAGCGCCTGGCTCTACGGCGGCACACCGGCCGACATTAAGCAGACCATCGTTCAGGGCCGGAACGGTTACATGCCCGCCCACGGTGATAAGCTCTCCAAGCAGGAGATCGAGGCGGTGGCCATGTACGAGGGCAGCCTCGCCGGGGAAGAATGGGCCGACGACCCGCAGAAGGTGGCGCAGGGCAAGGAGATCTTCCACGGCAGCCAGGCCGCCTGTTACGCCTGCCACGGCAAGGACGGCAAGGGAAAGGAAGCCTTGGGCGCCCCGAACCTAACCGACGCTATCTGGTTCTACGGTGGTGAAAAGAGTGCGGTCATCGAGACCCTCACCTACGGCCGGGACGGCAAGATGCCGAGCTGGGGGGACCGGCTTACGGAGAACCAGATAAAGATCCTCACCGCCTACGTGCATTCCTTGGGCGGGGGTGAGTGAGGCAGTTGAGCGCCTATCGAAATCCGCAATAACGCGTGCAGGCCGGGCACACGCCCGGCCTGTTTCGCGTGTGCGCGCGGAATCCGCGTAAACGGTGGTTGTCAAAGCGGTTGATTCCTTCTGTCTATTAGGCTTTCCTAATACGGTAAAACACCGTCCCGCCAGCTTCCCGTGAGAGGAATGTTCATGGCCGAGCAAACCGAAGGACTCTACGCGGCGCACGAGAAGGTGTATCCGCAAGCGGTCCGAGGGTTCTTCCGCCGCATGAAGACCACGATCCTGTTGGTGGCCTATGCGGTGTATTTCCTCCTTCCCTATGTGCGCTGGGAAAACCGGCAGGCCGTTCTTTTCGATATCCCAGGGCGCCAGTTCTTCCTCTTCGGGCTCCGGGTCGCCCCGGAAGACATCATCTGGCTTTCGGGCCTGCTGTTCATCGCCGCGGTGGCCCTCTTTTTCGTGACCAGCCTAGCGGGACGGGTATTCTGCGGCTACTTCTGCTTCCAGACGCTCTGGTCCGACGTATTCCTATGGATCGAGGAAAAGGTGGAAGGCGGCCGGAGCCGCCGCCTACGGCTGGATAAGCAGCCATTGAGCGCGGACAAGGCGCTGAAGAAGGGAATCAAGCACAGCCTTTGGCTCGCGGTCGCGCTCCTGACCGGTATCACGTTTACCCTGTACTTCGCCGACGCCTACCAGCTCTGGTACCAGTACCTGACCTTTCAGGCGCCTCTTCCGGCCCTGTTCACCGCCGGGCTGTTGACGGCGACGACCTATACCATGGCGGGTCTGGCGCGCGAGCAGGTGTGTACTTACATGTGCCCCTATGCGCGCTTCCAGGGAGCCATGTTCGATCGGGACACCCTGATCGTGGCCTACGACCCTTCACGGGGCGAGCGCTCCCAGGGCCGCCAACCACCCAAGCGGGGGGAGCGCTACGAGGAGCGAGTGGCCGCCGGAAAGGGCGACTGCATCGATTGCGGATACTGCGTGAAGGTATGCCCTACGGGCATCGATATCCGGGAAGGCCAGCAGTACCAGTGCATTACCTGCGGGCTGTGCATCGATGCCTGCGACACCATCATGGAGAGCCAGGGCTTCCCCAAGGGCCTGATTCGCTACACCTCGGAGAACGAGCTGGAAGGAGGCAAGACGCACCTGTTACGCCCGAAGATACTGGGGTATGCGGTGATCCTGCTGGCGGCCATCGGGGTTCTTGCCTACAGCATCGCCAACCAGTCCATGATGGATCTCAACGTGGCCAAGGTGCGCAACCCCACCTATATCCTGGAGCCCGACGGTCGCATAAAGAATGTCTACGAGCTGCGGGTCAACAACAAGGCCCAGGAGGTCCGCCGCTACCGGGTATCCATGCAGGGCCTGCCGGCGGCCGAGTACGAGATCCAGGGCGGATTCCGCGAGTTTTCCGTCGACCCCGGCGAGAACCAGACCGTGCGTGCTTACGTGTGGGTGGACCCCGATGACCTGAAGGGCCCGCGCTCCCACTTCTCCTTCCGGGCCGAGCGCATTGACGTGCCGTCCGGGAAGGAAACGGAAGCCAGCGAGGCGACCGCCATGTTCTACACCCCGGAGCAATACCTGTAGGAGCGGTCAGGATGCGCATGGAGCAGGCGGCCCCGGAGCACGATGCGGAAGCCCGGAAGACCAAGCGGACGATCAGGCTGTGGATCCTGGCGGGGGCCGTATTCGCCACCACCGTGCTGGGCTACAGCGCTACCATGGTCTACTTGGCGCAGCGGGATTATCCGGGTTCCGTAGTAAACGATTACTTCGAGAATTACAAGCAGTTCAACGAATACGCGGATAAGCTGGAAAATCAGGAGGAGCTGGGCTGGCGGGTAGCCACCAGCATCGACAGCCTCCCCATGGTGGGCAACCAGCTGGACATCGAGGTGTGGGCCGAGGATGACCAGGGCGAGCCCATCGTGGACGGCGAGGTCCTCGTGCACTTCGTCCGCAATGTGAATTCGCGGGGAGACCGAAAGGTCCGGCTGGGGGCGCTCGGGGATGGGCGCTATTTCGGTCGGGTGACGCTGCCCAAGCCGGGCAACTGGACGATCCTGACCACCATCCGGGACGATGGGAAAGCCTATAAGGCCCGCCGGTTCCTGTGGGTGGAGGAGTCCCTGGAGTGAGCGAGGCCCCCGCGGGCTGCTACCACTGCGGCCTGCCGGTCCCCGGCAATGACCCGTGGCGGGGCACGGTGGGGGGCGCGGAGGTGTCCTTCTGCTGCGCCGGCTGCCGGGCGGTGGCGGAGGCCATCGACCGGGCCGGGCTGACGGCCTACTACCAGCAGCGAACGGCCTACCCCGAGCGCCCGGAGGAAGCGGTGCCGGAGGTGCTCCGCGATGCCGGTCTCTATGACCGGGAAGAGGTGCAGGAAAGCTTCGTGCGCCAGGAGGCGGGGATCCGCGAGGCCTCCCTGATCCTCGAGGGTATAACCTGCGCGGCGTGCGTCTGGCTCAACGAGCGCCAGCTCCAGGCCACCCAAGGGGTGGTGGACGCCCAGGTCAACTACACTACCCACCGGGCCCGGGTGCGCTGGGACCCCGATCGCATCAGCCTTTCCCAGATCCTGCAGCGGATCGCGGCCATCGGCTACACCGCCCATCCCTATGACCCCGAACGCCAGGAGGCCGCCCTGGCACGGGAGCGCCGCGATCTCCTGAAGCGCATCGGCGTGGCGGCCATGGCCACGGTCCAGTTGATGATGATCGCGGTGGGTCTCTACGCCGCGGACTTCTACCCCATCGACGAGCGGTTCCTGGCCTTTTTCCGCTGGATCTCCCTCGCCCTCGCCGTCCCCGTCCTCACCTATTCCGGCCGTTCCTTCTTCGCCGGAGCCTGGTCCAGCCTGCGCCGCGGTCAGGGCAGCATGGACATTCCGGTGGCCCTGGCTCTGGGGCTTACCTTCTCCGCATCGGCGTGGGCCACCATCATCGGCCGAGGGGATGTCTATTTCGAGACCATGGCCATGTTCGTACTGTTTCTCCTCACCAGCCGGTTCCTGGAGATGAACGCGCGCAAGCGCGCGGCGGAGGCCAACGAGGAGCTTTCCCGGCTCGTGCCGACCATGGCCCGCCGTCTGGGGGCGGATGGTCGGACGGAGTGGGTCCCGGTGGGAGCGCTGCGCAGCGGCGACACCGTGCGGGTAATTCCCGGCGAGACCATCCCCGTGGACGGAACCGTGACCGAGGGGCATTCAGATATCAACGAGGCGGCCCTGACCGGTGAGCAGACTCCGGTGCACCGGGGTCCGGGAGAGCCAGTGCTCGGCGGGACCACCAATGGCGAGGGCCCCTTGCTGCTCGCGGTGGAGCGAGTGGGCGAGGAGACCTTCGTCTCGGGGATACTGCGGCTTCTGGAGGACGCCCAGGCCGGTCGGCCCCGCATCGCCCGCAAAGCGGAGGTGGCGGCACGCTGGTTCGTCTGGGGCCTGCTGGTGACGGCCATCCTGGTGGGCGTGGCGTGGTGGCTCCACGATCCGGACCGGGCCTTCTGGGTAGTGGTATCGCTGCTCATCGTCACCTGCCCCTGCGCCCTGGCCTTGGCCACGCCCACCGCCGTGGTGGTGGCCACCGGAGAGCTGTCGAAGCGCGGGGTCCTGTCGGCCCGGGGAGAGGCCCTGGAAACCCTGTCCGGGGTCACCCGCGTAGTATTCGACAAGACGGGCACCCTCACCCGGGGTCGCCTACGATTGCGTGCCTGGTCGGGGGAATCGGGGGCCCTGGATCGGGCGGCCGCCCTTGAGCAGGCCTCCGAGCACCCGGTGGCCGCCGCCCTGGTGGAGGCCGGGGACGGTCCGGAGGTGGCGGGGGTGGAGGGAATCGAGAATTTTCCCGGGCGCGGGGTGCATGGACGCGTGCACGGGTGCCGGTGCTGGGTGGGCTCCTACGGCTGGGTGGCCGAAATGGCCGGCGCCCCACCGGAAGGGCTGGTCCGATCCGCCGAGGAGATGGCCACACGCGGCGACACCGTAGTGGGCCTGGCCGGGGAAGCAGGCTGGGAAGGGGTTTTCGCCGTCACCGACGAGGTGCGGCCCGTGGCCGGGGAAACCGTTCGGGCCCTCGCGGAGCGCGGCTGGACCGTCTCCCTGGTAACCGGCGACAGCGAGGCCGCCGCCCAGGCCCTTGCGGACGGGGTCGGCATCGAGGAAGTGTACGCTGCGCAACGGCCCGAGGATAAGCTGGCGCTGGTACGCGCCTGGCAGGAGCAGGGGGAAGTGGTGGCGGTGGTCGGGGACGGATTGAACGACGGGCCGGTTCTCGCCGGCGCGGACGTTTCCCTGGCCATGGGTGCGGGTGTTCAGGCCGCCCGCGCCTCGGCGGATTTTATCCTCCTTTCCAACCGCCTGGAGCGCATACCGGAGATCGCCGATATCGGTGAGGCCGTACTGGAAAACATCCGGCAGAACCTCTCCCTCTCCTTTGGATACAACGTCTTGGCGGTTCCGCTGGCCGCGCTGGGATGGGTTGCGCCCTGGATGGCGGCTATCCTGATGCCGGCCTCCAGCCTCCTGGTGGTGGGTAATGCGCTCCGCCTGCGATCCCTGGGCCGCGGCCGGCCTCGCCCGAACGCCGGCTCTCCGCAGATGATGGCCCAGGAAACGGAATCCTAGGAGGAAGCCATGGAAACCCTGTTTTCTCTGCTGCCCATCGTCCTGGGCCTGGTGGTTTTGGCGGTGGCGGCGCTTCTGTGGGCGATCAGGAGCGGGCAGTTCGACGACCTGGAAGGCCCCGCCTACCGGATCCTCCACGACGACGACGATCCCCGTATTCCCTTCAACCGCGAGCAGCGGGAGGCCGGCGAGGGGGAACAGGAAAACCGGGCCGACGACGGGGATGAAAAGGGCCAATCCGGAACTTGAAAAAGCAATTAATTAAATATAGATTAATATTTCCTTCAATTTATCCTTGAAAATTTCGTAGGATCTTCGGGAGAGTTGAGCCATGGATCATACCCGCATCACCCTTGGCGTGGTGGCCGTGCTCGTGAGCATCGCCTACACCAGCTTCTTCTCCGTCGTATTTAGCGGTTAAGCGCGACAGACGCGCTCGCTGCTACTCCTCCTTTGCGAGAAAAAGGCCTGCCCCCCTCGGGGCAGGCCTTTTTTTTTCGGATATCGCGAAGGGGGCACCGCTAGGCGGTTCCGAACCGTTCGTAATATTCCTTCACCCGCTCCACCTCGGCCTTGGAGCCGATGACCACCGGGACCCGCTGGTGCAGGGACTCGGGCTGGATATCCAGCATCCGCCGGACACCGTCGGTGCAGGCGCCGCCTGCCTGTTCGGCGAGGAAGCCCATGGGGTTGGCCTCGTAGAGCAGGCGCAGCTTGCCGGGCTGTTCGGGCTTCTTCAGGTCGCGCGGATAGAGGAAGACGCCGCCCCGCATGAGGATCCGGTGAAAGTCGGCCACCATGGAGCCCACCCAGCGCATGTTGAAGTTCTTCCCGCAGGGACCGTCCTTGCCCTCCTCGCAGTCCTGTACATACTGCTGAATGGCCGGTTCCCAGAAACGCCGGTTGCTGGCGTTGATGGCGTACTCGGTGGTCTCCTGCGGGATCTTCAGGTCCTGGTTGGCCAGGATGAACTCGCCCACGTGGGGGTCCAGGGTGAAGGCGTGCACCCCCTGGCCCGTGGAGTAGATGAACTGGGTGGAGCCCCCGTAGACGGTATAGCCGGCGGCCACCTGTTCGGCTCCCGCCTGCAGAAAATCCTCCACCGTGGCGTCCACGCCGGGACGGGGAGCCTTCAGGATGGAAAAGATGGTGCCGACGCTGATGTTGACGTCGATGTTGCTGGAGCCGTCCAGGGGATCGAAGACCAGCAGGTACTTGCCCTTGGGGTATCCGGTGGGGATGGCGTAGGGGGCCTCCATCTCCTCGGAGGCGAGCCCAGCGACATGGCCCATGGCCTCCATGGACTGGAGGATGAGGTCGTTGGCCAGCACATCCAGCTTCTTCTGATCCTCGCCCTGTACGTTGGTGGCCCCGGCCTGCCCCAGCACATCCTCGATCCCGGCGCGATTCACCGCGCTGGAAATGGTGCGGATGGCGGTGGTCAGATCGCTCATCAGGCGGGTGAAATCCCCGGAGGCGTCGTGGTACTTGCGTTCTTCCTCCAGCAGGAAGTGCGTCAGCGTAGTGCCGATGTCCATAAAAAAGTCCTCAAACGTGATATTGCTTCAAGATCAATATTCGGAAACCGGGTATCCCTACAGGGTAAACCAACCGACAACGGCGTCCACGGGCTCCTGGGGACTGGAAAGCCGCTCTGCGCTGCGGAGGCCGATGTGGACGCCGGAGGGGTCGGATTCGAAGACCGGCAGCGAGAGGGAACCCAGGACCTGGACCTCCACCAGCCCGCTTGCAGGCTGGTTTTCCCAATGCAGGGTGTGCCCTTCCCGCGGGATCCGCAGGTTCTCCCGGTGCAGGGAATCCCGGAGCAGGCGGAGAATGGCCTCCCCGGCGGTCCAGACCGGGGCCAGCAGGTCCAGCCACCGCTCCAGCCGGGCGGCGCCGTCCGGAGAGGCGGCCCACGCTTCGGGACCCAGGCGGATCACCGGGCTGCCGTTGCGATAGGAAAGGTAGGCGGACATCCAGGGATCCTCGGTGAGTGCCTGGTAGTATGCGGGCCAGTCCTGTTCAAGCCGGTCCGCCAGCTGGTCCAGCCCCACCCGGAGGCGGCCTACCTTGCCGGAGTCGGCGCCTGGCCGTCCGGCGAGGTCCTGCAGATAACCGGTCCAGCGTCGGACTTCCCGGATCAGGCTGGCTTCCAGCCGCTCCGGCGCGAGCTCCGGGAGATGGCCCGCCAGGCGTTCGGCGCCCAGATGCCGGAAAACGGCAATCTCCCGATCCCGGGCCTCCTCCAGCGTCTGCACCACGGCCTCGAGCTCCAGCAGACCGGCCATGGTCCCGGTCAGGGGAAATTCGTAGACGCGCTGTCCGGTGTGGGCCGAAGCCATTGCTCTACCTCCCAGATGGCATCATTGACGGCGGCTCCCGGAGGTTCCCCGGTGATCAGAACGACCGAGCCCCGATCCGCGAGCAGCGGACGGCACTCCGTCCAGAGTCTGGCGGCCTCGGCCGCGCCCATACCGGCAAAAGGCGTATCCAGCAGAGCCAGCACAGGCTCTGCGGCAAGCACGCCGGCGAGGGCGGCCCTACGCCGCTGCCCGGGGGTCAGGAGCTCCGGGGGTCGGTCCCGGAAAGGCAGGCATCCAGCTGCCTCCAGGGCTCGCTCGACGCCTTCGGGAGAACGGGCGTTCAGGGCCACGTCCGCATCCGTACGCGACGCAAGAAGCTGGTAATCGGGGTTCTGGAAAGCCATGGCGACGCGGGGCGGCTCCGGGGCCGCCCCATCCAGAAGCACCCGGCCTCGTTCCGGCAGTATCAAGCCGGCGGCCAGATAGAGCAGAAGGCTCTTGCCGTTTCCGGTGGCCCCCTGGAGCCAGCCCACCTGGCCCGCTGGCAGGTGGAGATCCACCCCCTGCAGAGGGCCCTGCGCGACGCCCTCCAAAAGCAGGCCGCTCAAGGGGCTCCGTCCGCCCCCGCGAGACGGCGATAACGCTCCATGAGCTCTTCCACCTGGCGCAACGTCTCCGCCCAGTCTCCGTCGTTGTCGATACGGTCGTCCGCGTGGCGCAGCCGCCGCTCGCGCGACCATTGAGCCGCCATGATGGCGCGAACCTGCCCGGCATCCCGGTCGCCTCGCGCGACGGCCCGGCGCACCTGGGTCTCCGGATCCGCGTCCACCACCAGTACCCGGTCCACCAGGTTCTCGGCCCCCGATTCCAGCAGCAGCGCGGCGTCGTAGAGGACCACGGCCTTCGGGAAGCGGTCGCCGATGGCCGCGGCGCGGCGCCGGGCCAGCTCGTTGATGCGCGGATGGAGAATGCCGTCCAGGGTGGCACGGGCATCGGAATCATCGAAAATGCGCTCCGCGAGACGGGCCCGGTCCAGGTCCCCGGATTCGGTGAGGATGTCGCCGCCCAGCTCCGCAGCCACCTCGTCCAGGACCTCGGAGCCGGGTGCCAGAACCTCCCGGGCCAGCTGGTCGGCATCGAGAATGTGCGCGCCGCGCCCCGCAAAGGCCCGGCTAATGGAGCTCTTCCCGGAGCCGATCCCGCCGGTCAGTCCCACCAGCAGCATGTCAGCGGACGGTAAAAACCGTGCGCTCTCCCTCCGGGCCGGTCCGCACGATCCGTCCGGGGAGGGCCGAGACCCGGCCACCCCGCTCGCGGAAATCGGTGAACCGCCAGCGGACCCCGGAGGAGGTACGCAGGAGCACCGGCCATTCCCCGCCGCGGTCAACCAGCAGCCGCAAGCCCGGCCGTTGGCCGGTGACGCCGAAGACCCGGACGGTGCCGGGCTCCTCCGCCCAGTCCAGACTGACGGACTCCGGAAAGATCCCGCGCCGCAGGAAATGGTGGTTCAGGGTCTCGGCGTCGCCCGGGCGCAGGAGCCAGCGGGGCCAGTCCTCCGGCGGGCCGCCGGATCCGTCCTTCGTCTGGTACGAGGCGGTGCCGATCCCGTTGTCGCTGAGCCAGTTCCCGAGCGCGGTATGCACGCTCACCCCGGCGGCCGACGCCAGCCCGGGCAGCAGTATCAGCCCAATGAGCCCGATAAGCCGAAATACCATCGGATGATCGTATCCTTCCAAAGGAACAGGGCCCACCCGCCGGCGGCGAGGAAGGGCCCGAAGGGAATAGCCAGATGCCTGTCTCCACCACGCAGGAGGATCAACAGGCCACCGATAAGGCTACCCATGAGGGCGGCCAGGAACAAGGCGAGCAGCACCGCCACCGGGCCCACCCAAGCCCCGAGGGCGCCGAGCAATTTCAGGTCTCCGCCCCCCATGCCCTCCCGGCCGGTGGCCCGTTCATATCCCCATCCGGCCAGGAAAAGGAGTCCATAGCCCAGGGCCGCGCCCAGGAGCGCGGCCAGCGGGCTGGCCGGGGCACCGGCGGCGGTGGGGGCCACCGGGGGCATCGGCAGGTAGGCTGCGCCCCCGGCATAAAGGAGGCCGAGCCCGCCCAGCGGCAGGGTGAGGCGGTCCGGGAGCAGCTGCAGCTCCAGGTCGATCCGGGTGAGCACCATCAGCATCCAGGTGAATACCAGGGCCGGGACCAGGGTCCAGGAGGCTCCCACCACCCAGACGGTCAGTGCGGTAAGGATGGCGCTGGTCAGCTCGGTGAGCGGGTAACCGGGGGGGATGGTGGCCCCGCAGCCCCGGCAGCGCCCGCGCAGCGCCAGGTAGCTGAGCAGGGGGATGTTCTCCAGAGCCCCAATGCGGTGACCGCAGGACGGGCAGGAGGAGGCGGGCCGAACGATGGAACGGTCCCGGGGAAGCCGGTGGGCGACCACGTTCAGGAAGCTTCCCACGATCAAGCCGAGCACCCCGGCCGCGACCAAGAGCATGGCGCTGGACGGAATCATTCCATGCCCAGTTTCTGGATGCGGTAGCGCAGGGAGCGGAGACTGACCCCAAGGCGGGTGGCCGCCTCGGTCTTGTTGCCGGAGGTGGCCTCCATGGCCTCCCGGATCAGGCTCCGCTCGATGTCGGCGAGATGCTGGTCGAGCTGAAACCCGCCCGCGTCCGTCCCCGCGGGGTGGTCCCCGGCCTCCCGCTCCTCACAGGGACGCTCACGGCCGCCGCAGATGCGTTCGGGGGGAATGGTGTCCTCGTCCGACAGGCTAATGGCCCGTTCCAATACGTTTTCCAGTTCCCGGACGTTGCCGCGCAGCGGCATGCTGCGCAGCTTTTCCAGTGCCCCGGGGCTGAGGACGGGCGGCGGCGGGTCGTCCCGTCGGCGGTGCCGACGGGCCAGCAGGGCGGAGGCGATCTCGGGAATATCTTCCGGGTGCTCCCGCAGGGGCGGTAGGTGGACCTGGAGCACATCCAGGCGGTAGAAGAGGTCCTCCCGGAAGCGGCCGGTCTCCACCTCCTCCTCCAGGTCCTTGTTGGTGGCGGCAACGATCCGCACGTCCACCGGTACCTCCCGGGTCGCGCCCAGGGGCCGGATGGCACGCTCCTGGAGGGCGCGCAGCAGGTTGGCCTGTACGGAGGCGCCGAGA
This sequence is a window from Thiohalorhabdus sp. Cl-TMA. Protein-coding genes within it:
- a CDS encoding class 1 fructose-bisphosphatase; translation: MDIGTTLTHFLLEEERKYHDASGDFTRLMSDLTTAIRTISSAVNRAGIEDVLGQAGATNVQGEDQKKLDVLANDLILQSMEAMGHVAGLASEEMEAPYAIPTGYPKGKYLLVFDPLDGSSNIDVNISVGTIFSILKAPRPGVDATVEDFLQAGAEQVAAGYTVYGGSTQFIYSTGQGVHAFTLDPHVGEFILANQDLKIPQETTEYAINASNRRFWEPAIQQYVQDCEEGKDGPCGKNFNMRWVGSMVADFHRILMRGGVFLYPRDLKKPEQPGKLRLLYEANPMGFLAEQAGGACTDGVRRMLDIQPESLHQRVPVVIGSKAEVERVKEYYERFGTA
- a CDS encoding prepilin peptidase, coding for MIPSSAMLLVAAGVLGLIVGSFLNVVAHRLPRDRSIVRPASSCPSCGHRIGALENIPLLSYLALRGRCRGCGATIPPGYPLTELTSAILTALTVWVVGASWTLVPALVFTWMLMVLTRIDLELQLLPDRLTLPLGGLGLLYAGGAAYLPMPPVAPTAAGAPASPLAALLGAALGYGLLFLAGWGYERATGREGMGGGDLKLLGALGAWVGPVAVLLALFLAALMGSLIGGLLILLRGGDRHLAIPFGPFLAAGGWALFLWKDTIIRWYFGLSGSLG
- the coaE gene encoding dephospho-CoA kinase (Dephospho-CoA kinase (CoaE) performs the final step in coenzyme A biosynthesis.) produces the protein MLLVGLTGGIGSGKSSISRAFAGRGAHILDADQLAREVLAPGSEVLDEVAAELGGDILTESGDLDRARLAERIFDDSDARATLDGILHPRINELARRRAAAIGDRFPKAVVLYDAALLLESGAENLVDRVLVVDADPETQVRRAVARGDRDAGQVRAIMAAQWSRERRLRHADDRIDNDGDWAETLRQVEELMERYRRLAGADGAP
- the ccoG gene encoding cytochrome c oxidase accessory protein CcoG — protein: MAEQTEGLYAAHEKVYPQAVRGFFRRMKTTILLVAYAVYFLLPYVRWENRQAVLFDIPGRQFFLFGLRVAPEDIIWLSGLLFIAAVALFFVTSLAGRVFCGYFCFQTLWSDVFLWIEEKVEGGRSRRLRLDKQPLSADKALKKGIKHSLWLAVALLTGITFTLYFADAYQLWYQYLTFQAPLPALFTAGLLTATTYTMAGLAREQVCTYMCPYARFQGAMFDRDTLIVAYDPSRGERSQGRQPPKRGERYEERVAAGKGDCIDCGYCVKVCPTGIDIREGQQYQCITCGLCIDACDTIMESQGFPKGLIRYTSENELEGGKTHLLRPKILGYAVILLAAIGVLAYSIANQSMMDLNVAKVRNPTYILEPDGRIKNVYELRVNNKAQEVRRYRVSMQGLPAAEYEIQGGFREFSVDPGENQTVRAYVWVDPDDLKGPRSHFSFRAERIDVPSGKETEASEATAMFYTPEQYL
- a CDS encoding FixH family protein — its product is MRMEQAAPEHDAEARKTKRTIRLWILAGAVFATTVLGYSATMVYLAQRDYPGSVVNDYFENYKQFNEYADKLENQEELGWRVATSIDSLPMVGNQLDIEVWAEDDQGEPIVDGEVLVHFVRNVNSRGDRKVRLGALGDGRYFGRVTLPKPGNWTILTTIRDDGKAYKARRFLWVEESLE
- the ccoS gene encoding cbb3-type cytochrome oxidase assembly protein CcoS → METLFSLLPIVLGLVVLAVAALLWAIRSGQFDDLEGPAYRILHDDDDPRIPFNREQREAGEGEQENRADDGDEKGQSGT
- the ccoP gene encoding cytochrome-c oxidase, cbb3-type subunit III codes for the protein MASNEKNQVQTTGHTWDGDLAEYNNPLPQWWVWVFYATVVFAVVYWILYPAWPMGGGYTQGVLDYSKRARLNEAMSQEALKEKYPQRFEALNKISKMSPATILGDSDLMNFVNSSGKVLFGDNCAPCHGSGGQGVIGHYPNLADSAWLYGGTPADIKQTIVQGRNGYMPAHGDKLSKQEIEAVAMYEGSLAGEEWADDPQKVAQGKEIFHGSQAACYACHGKDGKGKEALGAPNLTDAIWFYGGEKSAVIETLTYGRDGKMPSWGDRLTENQIKILTAYVHSLGGGE
- a CDS encoding heavy metal translocating P-type ATPase, with product MSEAPAGCYHCGLPVPGNDPWRGTVGGAEVSFCCAGCRAVAEAIDRAGLTAYYQQRTAYPERPEEAVPEVLRDAGLYDREEVQESFVRQEAGIREASLILEGITCAACVWLNERQLQATQGVVDAQVNYTTHRARVRWDPDRISLSQILQRIAAIGYTAHPYDPERQEAALARERRDLLKRIGVAAMATVQLMMIAVGLYAADFYPIDERFLAFFRWISLALAVPVLTYSGRSFFAGAWSSLRRGQGSMDIPVALALGLTFSASAWATIIGRGDVYFETMAMFVLFLLTSRFLEMNARKRAAEANEELSRLVPTMARRLGADGRTEWVPVGALRSGDTVRVIPGETIPVDGTVTEGHSDINEAALTGEQTPVHRGPGEPVLGGTTNGEGPLLLAVERVGEETFVSGILRLLEDAQAGRPRIARKAEVAARWFVWGLLVTAILVGVAWWLHDPDRAFWVVVSLLIVTCPCALALATPTAVVVATGELSKRGVLSARGEALETLSGVTRVVFDKTGTLTRGRLRLRAWSGESGALDRAAALEQASEHPVAAALVEAGDGPEVAGVEGIENFPGRGVHGRVHGCRCWVGSYGWVAEMAGAPPEGLVRSAEEMATRGDTVVGLAGEAGWEGVFAVTDEVRPVAGETVRALAERGWTVSLVTGDSEAAAQALADGVGIEEVYAAQRPEDKLALVRAWQEQGEVVAVVGDGLNDGPVLAGADVSLAMGAGVQAARASADFILLSNRLERIPEIADIGEAVLENIRQNLSLSFGYNVLAVPLAALGWVAPWMAAILMPASSLLVVGNALRLRSLGRGRPRPNAGSPQMMAQETES
- a CDS encoding ATP-binding cassette domain-containing protein yields the protein MSGLLLEGVAQGPLQGVDLHLPAGQVGWLQGATGNGKSLLLYLAAGLILPERGRVLLDGAAPEPPRVAMAFQNPDYQLLASRTDADVALNARSPEGVERALEAAGCLPFRDRPPELLTPGQRRRAALAGVLAAEPVLALLDTPFAGMGAAEAARLWTECRPLLADRGSVVLITGEPPGAAVNDAIWEVEQWLRPTPDSASTNFP